The DNA region CCGAGGATGCTAGCCAAATAAAGCAAGAAGTCGCGCAAATGCGTGAGCAATTCTACGATATCCTTAGCCAGCGCTACGATCAAAAACCGTAAGCTGGCAAGCCAATTGGCCGCCCAACCCAAGCAAGCTTCCAACAATCGCTATAGCCCCGAACTTTAATAGCTGAAAAATCTAATAATGGCGAAATAATGCCACTCCATAATCCGCTAGCACTTCTACACTTATTGTAAATCAGTCACATCTTGATTAACTCTGGCTGTCATTGATTTTGCTTTTATGTCGTAGCAGGAGTTACATAATGGATCGAAGAACTATAAATTTTGAAGAAATATTAGCGCGGGCCGCCACCCAGCACATCACTGCCCAAGAGCTGGATTTATTAGTCGCCAAAACCCGTGAGTTAAGCAAGGTCAGGGAGCGGGAGTTAAAACACTTGCAGCAATTACTGGATCAACTTGAAGCACATTTAGATCCACACTAGGTACCCGCAAGTTAAAGCAGAAAAAATTATAGGCAAAAAAAAGCGGCCTTTTAGGCCGCCATTGGATAATTAAGCTCGCTGTAATTAATCCGCTTCCACCATATCAAAATCAAATTTACTAATACCACAATCAGGGCACTCCCAATCTTCAGGCACATCGTCCCACTTGGTGCCAGGTACAATACCGTCATCGGGCAGACCTTCAGCTTCATCATAGATAAAGCCACAGATCACACATTCCCACTTTTTAAAATCGCTCATTATTTAAACTCCAGATAAACCTTGTCTTTAATTGCAGTATTTTTGTTTCACAGTATGGTTGAAAATCAAACTTGCTGAACCACCGGCAAATGCCGCTTTAATATCGACTTTATAACATTGTTCAGGTTCGAGTAAGCCCTGTTAATAGAACGGTAATACATTTTCCCGCGTGCCAGCATGTGCAAGAGCACAGCTAGCTTCAGCGGCCTGACTTAAAAATGCTCGTCTGCTAACGCCATGGTAGTTTCGCTTCCGTACTCAGCAGCCTTAATGAAGGCTGCCGCTCTGGGCATAATTTGCTCTCCATAAAAACGCGCGGTAATGATTTTACCGCTGTAAAAAGCCTCATCTTGCTGTAACTGTTGCTGAGCAATCAAAGCGCCTTTAGCAAGCAACCAACCACCGACAATAATACCAGCAGCCATCAGAAAATTGACCGCCACTGCAGCGGGTAATTGCGGATTATCGCCTTGATGCTGAATGACCCAATCCGCTACTTCTTCAAGTGCATTCGCCCCTTCCAATAAAGAGGCAGCCAAGGTCTGCATACTCTGATCCTGAATCGCTAGCTCCGCCTGCGTTGTTCTAATATCAGTAGCCAACTGCTTTAATTCGGCACCATTATCACGAATCAATTTGCGGCCGATAAAATCATTGGCCTGAATACCTGTAGTACCTTCATAGATGGTAGTGATACGAGTGTCACGCATATATTGCGCAGCGCCAGTTTCTTCTATAAAGCCCATGCCTCCATGAATTTGCACACCTAAGGACGTCACCTCTTGAGACACTTCGGTTGACCATGCTTTCGCTAACGGCGTTAACAGTTCGCCTCTAGCGATGGCCTGTTTTCGCTGACTTTTATCCTCGCCGTGATGACCCACATCAAAGCAAGCACTAGCCACATAACATAAAGCCCGCGAGGCTTCCGTCAACGAACGCATCGTCATCAACATCCGGCGAATATCCGGGTGGCGAATGATGGTTCCCTTGGTTTCGTCACCTGCCGCCTGTCCCTGCACTCGCTCTTTTGCGTAAGACACTGCATGCTGATAAGCGCGATCTGAAAGCGCCACCCCTTGCACGCCTACATTCAGACGAGCATGGTTCATCATGGTAAACATATAGACGAGACCTTTATTTTCTTCGCCGACCAAATAACCGACAGCGCCACCATTATCACCAAAACTCATCACACAGGTCGGGCTGGCATGGATGCCCATTTTATGTTCAACCGATACCGCATAAGCATCGTTACGCTCACCTAAAGAGCCATCTGCATTGACTAAAAACTTGGGCACCACAAACAGGGAAATGCCTTTCACTCCTTCAGGCGCATCCGGGGTGCGGGCCAATACCAAATGTACAACATTGTCAGTCATCTGGTGATCACCCCAGGTGATAAAGATTTTGGTACCGCTGATAAGGTAGTGATCACTCTCAGGAACGGCTCTACTGCGTACAGCAGCCAAATCAGAACCCGCTTGTGGCTCAGTCAGATTCATCGTGCCGGTCCATTCACCTGAGATCATCTTCTCCAGATACACCGCTTTTAACTCGTCACTGGCATGGGACTCAATCGCGCCAATAGCTCCCTGCCCCAACATCGGACAAAGGGCAAAACTGACATTGGCCGCACTCCACATTTCCATCGTCGCCATGCCAACGCTTTCTGGTAACCCCATGCCACCGAATTCAGGGTTACACGGTAACGCCACCCAGCCTCCTTCTACAAACTGCTGATACGCTGCAGCGAACCCCGTTGTTTCCTGTACCGCATTATTCTCACATCTGGCGCCGTTTAAATCGCCAAAGGTATTTAAGGGTGCCAATACGCCACTGGCAAATTTACCGGCCTCATCGAGCACCGCAGCGATCACATCTTCACTGCTGTCCTCAAAGCGAGGTAATTGACACAGCTGCGGCAAGCCCGCAAGTTCATTGAGAACAAAATTCATCTCTTTGATAGGGGCAATATAATCTGACATCTAGGGCTTTCTCCAAGCGTTAGGCAAAAGGGTCAATTATTTCAAAATTACGGGCCTGTCATCAATCCGGGAATTGATAAGTTTTGTATTGATCACGTAAATCTTTTTTGCTGAGTTTGCCGGTAGCTGTATGTGCCAGCTCTTCGACAAACAGGCAGTCAGTTGGTATCCACCAGCTAGCCACTTTACCCTGAAACCACTCCAGCATTTGTTCGCGGCTTAATTCGGCACCGGCTTTTTTAATCACCAACAGTAATGGCCGCTCAGTCCATTTCGGGTGCGGCATGCCAATAACTGCCGCTTCTTCTACTGCGGGGTGATCTACCGCTACATTCTCCAGATCGATAGAGCTAATCCACTCTCCACCTGACTTAATAACATCCTTGCTGCGATCAGTAATCTGCATATAACCGTCCGCATCAATGGTCGCTACATCACCGGTATCAAACCAACCGTCGACATCGTGAGCGTCGCTGTTATCCAATTTAAAATAACTTTTACAAATCCACGGGCCACGAACTTTCAAACTACCGAATGCCACGCCATCCCAGGGTAATTCCCGATTCTCGTCATCGACAATTTTCATCTCCACACCGTAGATACAACGACCAGCTTTGACTCGCATATGGGCATATTCTTCCTCGCCCAACGCTTCACGGTCCAGCTGAGGGTTTACCGTACCGAGCGGACTCATTTCAGTCATCCCCCAGGCCGCATGCACATAGACATCATGCTTATCTTCAAACTCTTCCATGATCGACAAGGGACAAGCGGCCCCACCAACGACCAACCGTTTTAATGGTTTGATGGTTTCACCGGAATCCCGTAGATAGTTCAATAAAGCCAACCAAATTGTGGGTACGCCGGCAGTAAAGCTAACGTTTTCTTCATTGATAAGCTGAGTGAGCACCTGACCATCAATCATTTTTGGCCCGGAAACACAATTTTGGAACCGCTCAATACCGCGCCATAGGGAATGCCCCAGGCATTAACGTGAAACATGGGCACTATCGGCATCACCGCCAATTTACCGCTTACTCCCATCGCATCCGGCAATGAACCTGCATAGGCATGCAGCACCGCCGAGCGGTGAGAGTAAAGCACGCCTTTCGGGTTTCCGGTGGTACCTGAGGTATAACACAATACTGATGCCGTATTTTCATCCAGTGCAGGCCAATTAAACTCATCTGTTTGCTGCGCCAATAAATCCTCATAGCAATAGACATTGTCTAATGTGGTCGCTGGCATATGCGCAGCGTCGGTAAGTACCACAATACCTTTGACGGTTGGCATTTTGTCCTTTAACGCGTCAAGTAAGGGCAGAAACAAAGTATCAATAAAAATAAACTGATCTTCAGCATGATTGATAATAAATTCAATTTGTTCAGGAAATAAACGCGGGTTAATCGTGTGGCAAATCATGCCGGAACAACTCACCCCGTAGTACAACTCAAAATGCCGGTAATCATTCCATGCCAAAGTACCAATACAATCACCAGGCTTGGCACCCAACTGTTGCAAAACATTGGCTAATTGGCGAGTCCGTTTGAAAGCATCGGTAAAGGTATAACGATGACGTGGATTATCCAGCGTGACCGATACAATTTCAGAGTGGGGATTTACCTTTTCGGCATATTGCATCAACGATGTAATAGTCAACGCTGAATCCATCATTAGACCTTGCATTACTTACTCCTGGTTATTTGGTTTTATAGATTTTGTCTGCCCCGAACAGCTAACAGCCTACTGCCACGTCCCAGCCAGAGTAAAAAAACAGCCGGCTATTATAGGTAACGCAGTCGATCACTACATTTCATTTAACTATAGTGCGTATTTGCCATCATGATAAACCCAGCTTGGCGCTACACATCCCCCGCCATTTCCTCCACAATAGCCGCTGACAATATTCTGTGCCATGACAACGATAATAAAGCGTTAATGAATCCTAGCCAATCAGTTACAGACCACCACGAATTGCTATTAGTCGGGGGCGGCCACAGCCATTTAGCAGTAATCAAAATGCTGGCTATGCAGCCAATCCCCGGGCTTCAGGTTACCGTCATTAGTAAAGATATTCATACCCCCTACTCCGGCATGATGCCGGGAATGATTGCCGGTCACTACAGTTTTGATCAAGCCCATATCGATCTTCGCCAACTCTGCCAATATGCTGGCATACGCTTGATTCAAGCCGAGGTTAGCCAGATTGACTCGCAACAGCAACGCGTTTATTGCGGCAATCGTGCCCCCCTGCGCTACGACTATCTATCGATCAATATCGGCTCACAGCCAGCGCTGGCATCGATTGCCGGAGCTGACAAATGTGGTATCCCAGTCAAACCCATCGCTACATTCCTGAATTATTGGCAGCATATTCTGGCGCAACATCAAGCCGCCGATAGCACACCGCAATCCGTTGCTATTATCGGCGGGGGTGCCGCCAGCGTCGAAGTGGCGCTGGCTTGTCAGTATCAGCTGCAGCAGCAAGCTAACCCTGCGCGCACCACCATTCACCTCTATTGTGGTACGCGCCAGTTATTACCAGGCCACAATAAACAAGTACAAGCGTATATGACTAAGCGCTTAGCCGAGCGCGGCATTGAGCTACATTTAAAAAAGCAGGTACTCAGCAGCCGTGAAGAGGACCAACAAACCCGCTTGCAATTTGGCGATCACAGCGAGGCCAACTTCGATCACGTGATCTGGGCTATTCATGCTGGCAGCCCGAACTGGCTGGCAAAAACCGGCCTGGCCTGCAATGAACAAGGCTTTCTGTTAGTTAACCACTATCTACAGAGCAGCTCCCATGCCAATGTATTCGCCGCCGGTGATATTGCTCATTTCTCCCCACAACCTCTGGCAAAAAGTGGCGTTTATGCGGTACGCGCAGGACAATTACTGAGTGAAAACCTGCGTCGCATCATTACCGCTAAACCCCTGAAAAAATTTAAGCCCCAGCGACGTTTTCTCAGCTTGTTAATGACCGGAGATCAGCAAGCCATCGCCTCAAAAGGCGTATTCAGTATCGCCGGAAAATGGGTCTGGCGCTGGAAACACCGTATTGATAGCCGCTTTATGGCGATGTACCAAATACCTCAACAAGCAGCACCAAAAATAAACCATTCATTGCCAACACCCGAACAGTCAATGCGCTGTGGCGGTTGCGGTGCCAAGATTGGCAGCTCAATTCTGAACCGGGTAATGGCGCAACTGGATGTTTTTAAGCACCCCGATGTGCCAGTCGCCTTAAACCAACCCGATGATGCCGCGGTTATCAATGTACCGTCAGACAAACAGTGGCTACAAACCGTCGATTATTTTCGCGCTTTTATTGATGACCCCTATTTATTGGGACGCATTGCAAGCAACCATTGCCTCAGCGATATCTATGCCATGGGTGGCACGCCGCATTCCGCCCTCGCCATTGCTACAGTGCCCTACGCTAGTGACGAGTTAGTCGAAGACATGCTGCTGCAATTAATGGCTGGCGCGGTGGAGAGCTTAAATCAACAACAGACCGCATTAATCGGTGGCCATAGCAACGAAGGGGCTGAGCTGAGTTTTGGTCTTAGCGTCAACGGCACCATCGATCCACAGCAATTATTGACCAAAGGGCAATTACAGCAAGGGCAGGCACTGATCCTCAGTAAACCATTAGGCACTGGCGTGCTACTGGCAGCTAACATGCACGCTCAGGCGCAAGGTCGCTGGATAGAAGAAGCCATTAAGCACATGCTGATAAGCAATCAACACGCGTCGATTATTTTTAGCGATCATGGTGCCAGTGCCTGCACCGATATCACCGGCTTTGGCTTAATCGGTCATTTAGTTGAAATGCTAAAAGCAGGCCAGCATCACGCCAGCATACAACTCGAACAACTGCCCATCTTAAACGGTGCCACCGAGTGTGCAGCTAATGGTTATTTGAGCAGCTTGCATGCTGACAACCTGAAAGCGGCAAGCCTGATCAGCAATGCTACCGCATTCCAAAACCACCAGTATTATCCCTTGTTGTTTGATCCGCAAACCGCTGGTGGATTACTGGCTGCCGTGCCAGTGCAACAAGCCACCGTTTGCCTCGAAAAATTACAGCAAAGCGATTGCCAATCGGCTCGAATTATCGGGTATATTAGTGCGCGCAATGAACACACCTTACCTTCAATCACCTTAACTTGAGAAAGAACTGTTACGACTATGAAAATAATTATCGCTCTACTACTGTCTTTTATCACCCTCAGCGCCACTGCCCAGCCTTTGGTTTTTACCGCGATCCCGGATGCCGATGAAACGCGACTGAAAGCGCGCTTCACTCAGGTTGCCGATTACCTGGCCAAAGAACTCGGTATTGAAGTACAGTATATTCCAGTTAAATCTTACGCCGCAGCCGTCACCGCCTTTCGTAACAATCAAGTACAGCTGGCCTGGTTTGGCGGCTTAAGTGGCGTACAAGCGCGGTTACTAAGCCCCGGCGCCGAAGCCATTGCCCAAGGCGAAGAAGACCAGCATTTCAAATCGTATTTTATTGCCCATAGCAGCACCGGTTTAAAAAGTGGCGAAGTGCTTCCTGCCGCAATCAAAGATATGAGCTTTACCTTTGGTTCTAAAAGCTCAACCTCGGGTCGATTAATGCCAGAATATTTCATCCGTCAGCAATTCAAAAAAAGTCCTGAACAGTTATTTGATCGCGTTGGTTTTTCCGGTAACCACTCACGCACTATTGCGTTGGTGCAAAGCGGTAGCTATCAATTAGGCGCCCTGAATTATCAAGTGTGGGAACAGGAATTATCGGAAGGAAAAATTGATTTGGAAAAAGTCAGCATCATCTGGACCACACCG from Oceanicoccus sp. KOV_DT_Chl includes:
- a CDS encoding rubredoxin → MSDFKKWECVICGFIYDEAEGLPDDGIVPGTKWDDVPEDWECPDCGISKFDFDMVEAD
- a CDS encoding acyl-CoA dehydrogenase: MSDYIAPIKEMNFVLNELAGLPQLCQLPRFEDSSEDVIAAVLDEAGKFASGVLAPLNTFGDLNGARCENNAVQETTGFAAAYQQFVEGGWVALPCNPEFGGMGLPESVGMATMEMWSAANVSFALCPMLGQGAIGAIESHASDELKAVYLEKMISGEWTGTMNLTEPQAGSDLAAVRSRAVPESDHYLISGTKIFITWGDHQMTDNVVHLVLARTPDAPEGVKGISLFVVPKFLVNADGSLGERNDAYAVSVEHKMGIHASPTCVMSFGDNGGAVGYLVGEENKGLVYMFTMMNHARLNVGVQGVALSDRAYQHAVSYAKERVQGQAAGDETKGTIIRHPDIRRMLMTMRSLTEASRALCYVASACFDVGHHGEDKSQRKQAIARGELLTPLAKAWSTEVSQEVTSLGVQIHGGMGFIEETGAAQYMRDTRITTIYEGTTGIQANDFIGRKLIRDNGAELKQLATDIRTTQAELAIQDQSMQTLAASLLEGANALEEVADWVIQHQGDNPQLPAAVAVNFLMAAGIIVGGWLLAKGALIAQQQLQQDEAFYSGKIITARFYGEQIMPRAAAFIKAAEYGSETTMALADEHF
- a CDS encoding AMP-binding protein, giving the protein MIDGQVLTQLINEENVSFTAGVPTIWLALLNYLRDSGETIKPLKRLVVGGAACPLSIMEEFEDKHDVYVHAAWGMTEMSPLGTVNPQLDREALGEEEYAHMRVKAGRCIYGVEMKIVDDENRELPWDGVAFGSLKVRGPWICKSYFKLDNSDAHDVDGWFDTGDVATIDADGYMQITDRSKDVIKSGGEWISSIDLENVAVDHPAVEEAAVIGMPHPKWTERPLLLVIKKAGAELSREQMLEWFQGKVASWWIPTDCLFVEELAHTATGKLSKKDLRDQYKTYQFPD
- a CDS encoding AMP-binding protein gives rise to the protein MQGLMMDSALTITSLMQYAEKVNPHSEIVSVTLDNPRHRYTFTDAFKRTRQLANVLQQLGAKPGDCIGTLAWNDYRHFELYYGVSCSGMICHTINPRLFPEQIEFIINHAEDQFIFIDTLFLPLLDALKDKMPTVKGIVVLTDAAHMPATTLDNVYCYEDLLAQQTDEFNWPALDENTASVLCYTSGTTGNPKGVLYSHRSAVLHAYAGSLPDAMGVSGKLAVMPIVPMFHVNAWGIPYGAVLSGSKIVFPGQK
- the selD gene encoding selenide, water dikinase SelD; amino-acid sequence: MINPAWRYTSPAISSTIAADNILCHDNDNKALMNPSQSVTDHHELLLVGGGHSHLAVIKMLAMQPIPGLQVTVISKDIHTPYSGMMPGMIAGHYSFDQAHIDLRQLCQYAGIRLIQAEVSQIDSQQQRVYCGNRAPLRYDYLSINIGSQPALASIAGADKCGIPVKPIATFLNYWQHILAQHQAADSTPQSVAIIGGGAASVEVALACQYQLQQQANPARTTIHLYCGTRQLLPGHNKQVQAYMTKRLAERGIELHLKKQVLSSREEDQQTRLQFGDHSEANFDHVIWAIHAGSPNWLAKTGLACNEQGFLLVNHYLQSSSHANVFAAGDIAHFSPQPLAKSGVYAVRAGQLLSENLRRIITAKPLKKFKPQRRFLSLLMTGDQQAIASKGVFSIAGKWVWRWKHRIDSRFMAMYQIPQQAAPKINHSLPTPEQSMRCGGCGAKIGSSILNRVMAQLDVFKHPDVPVALNQPDDAAVINVPSDKQWLQTVDYFRAFIDDPYLLGRIASNHCLSDIYAMGGTPHSALAIATVPYASDELVEDMLLQLMAGAVESLNQQQTALIGGHSNEGAELSFGLSVNGTIDPQQLLTKGQLQQGQALILSKPLGTGVLLAANMHAQAQGRWIEEAIKHMLISNQHASIIFSDHGASACTDITGFGLIGHLVEMLKAGQHHASIQLEQLPILNGATECAANGYLSSLHADNLKAASLISNATAFQNHQYYPLLFDPQTAGGLLAAVPVQQATVCLEKLQQSDCQSARIIGYISARNEHTLPSITLT
- a CDS encoding putative selenate ABC transporter substrate-binding protein → MKIIIALLLSFITLSATAQPLVFTAIPDADETRLKARFTQVADYLAKELGIEVQYIPVKSYAAAVTAFRNNQVQLAWFGGLSGVQARLLSPGAEAIAQGEEDQHFKSYFIAHSSTGLKSGEVLPAAIKDMSFTFGSKSSTSGRLMPEYFIRQQFKKSPEQLFDRVGFSGNHSRTIALVQSGSYQLGALNYQVWEQELSEGKIDLEKVSIIWTTPEYADYQWTVRGDVEKHWGQASKKN